The window CTCCAAATTGCCCGACCGTATCTGATTGAAAAGTTCCTGCTTGTTGTTCATAGCTCTGGGAAAGTTATAAAAAAACTGCCATAACCTTGTGGGGTCATGGCAGCATTTAATTCAATTTTCTTTTTCTATTCACTCGCTCCGGTGGACCTAGGCCACATCGAAACGATCTAAGTTCATTACTTTGGTCCATGCGGCAACGAAATCTTTTACAAATCGCTCTTTGTAATCGCTGCCCGCATACAATTCGGCCAAGGCACGTAGCTCGGAGTTGGAACCAAAAATAAGGTCTACACGGGTTCCGGTCCATTTTACCTCTCCGGTCTTACGGTCCTTACCTTCAAAAACCTCTTCGGCTTCGGATGTTGCTTCCCACTGGGTCGCCATATCCAAAAGATTCACAAAGAAATCATTGCTCAAGGTACCGGGCTTGTCTGTAAATACACCATGGTCGGAACCATCAAAATTGATGTTTATGGTTCTCAAACCACCCAAAAGAACGGTCATTTCAGGAGCGGTCAAGGTCAATAGCTCTGCCTTATCCACCAACATGGTCTCTGGCGTGGTCTCAAAATTTGGCGCAAAGTAGTTACGGAATCCATCGGCCTGAGGTCTCAACCATTCAAAGGATTCAACATCGGTCTGGTCCGCGGAAGCATCGGTACGGCCCGGTGTGAAGGGTACGGAGACATCATAACCAGCATCTTTTGCGGCTTTTTCGATACCTACTACACCTCCCAAGACCACCAAATCGGCCATGGATACTTTTTTGTTTCCAGATTGCTCATCATTGAACCCTTGCTGAATCACTTCGTAGGTGTTCAATACTTTCTTCAACTGTTTTGGATTGTTGACTTCCCAATCAATTTGAGGGGCCAAACGGATACGTCCGCCATTGGCTCCACCGCGTTTATCAGAACCTCTAAAAGTAGAGGCTGAAGCCCATGCTGTTGAAACTAGTTCTGACACACTCAATCCGGCGCTTACGATTTTACCTTTCAAATTGGCAACATCGTCATCGTTAATAGTTTCGTAATCCGCCGCTGGAATGGGGTCTTGCCACAACAGTTCTTCTTCTGGCACTTCTGGTCCATACAATACGGCTTTGGGTCCCATATCCCTGTGGGTCAACTTGTACCAAGCACGTGCAAAGGCATCTGCAAACTCATCTGGGTTTTCGTAAAACCTACGTGAAATTTTTTCGTATTCCGGATCTACGCGCAAAGCCAAATCCGTAGTGAACATCATTGGAGCGTGCTTAAGGTTTGGGTCGTAAGCATCTACTACGGTTCCTGCTCCACCGCCATTAACGGGTTGCCATTGTACATCTCCTGCCGGACTTGTTGTTTTTTCCCATTCGTAACCAAATAGGTTTTCAAAATAGCCCATATCCCATTTGATGGGGTTGCTGGTCCAGGCGCCTTCCTCACCATCGGTAATGGTATCGGGTCCTTTTCCTGATTTGAAATCGCTCATCCATCCAAATCCTTGATTGGCCATGGCAGCACCTTCTGGCTCTACGCCTTTGTGTTCATGTGGTCCCGCTCCGTGTGCTTTACCAAAGGTATGTCCTCCAGCAATCAAGGCTACGGTCTCCTCATCGTTCATAGCCATACGGCCAAAGGAGTTCCTGATGTACTTCGCTGCTTTAAGAGGGTCTGGGTCTCCGTTAGGTCCTGCTGGGTTAACATAGATTAATCCCATATGGTCAGCAGCAAGGTTACCTTTCAACATACCGTCATCATCGTGACGCTCATCTCCGACCCATACTTTTTCAGGACCCCAGTTTGTGGCTTTGTCAGCTTCCCAGTCGTCCCTACGTCCTCCGGCAAAACCAAAGGTTTTGAAGCCCATGGACTCCAAAGCTACGTTTCCGGTCAACACCAAAAGGTCGGCCCAAGAAATTTTGTTCCCATATTTTTGTTTGATGGGCCATAACAGTCGACGTGCTTTGTCCAAGTTGGCGTTATCCGGCCAGCTGTTCAATGGGGCAAAACGTTGTTGTCCTCCAACAGCTCCACCACGGCCATCCTGTACCCGGTACGTACCGGCAGCGTGCCATGTCATACGGATAAAAAATGGTCCGTAATGTCCGTAATCTGCAGGCCACCAATCTTGGCTGTCTGTCATCAAATCGGTAAGGTCTTTTTTTAGGGCATCCAAGTCGAGTGACTTAAAGGCTTCCACATAATCAAAATCCTCACCCAAAGGGTTGGTCAGGTTCGAATGTTGGCGCAAAATGCCCAAGTTTAATTGCTCTGGCCACCAATAATCAATGGAAGTTCCTTCCCCTGCAGCTTGGTTCATCGCATTGAGGTGTGGGCACATGCTTGCATCAGCCCCGTTTGCCAATTCTTTACTCATGATTGTATCGTTGTTTTATATTAATTTTCAGTTCCTTAAAGATACTAAATTGCTTGCCTAGACCATAGACGTTTGATATTAATATATTATTAAAACATAGTTTTTCTCTATTGGTTTTACCTCCTTTGATCGAGTTCCTTGATTTTCTATATTTTCCTTAACACTATTTGGCAAACCCTTTCCAAATTGGAGCAAGTTGTTTGGTTACTTTTGATTGAACCTTAATAATGACACGATGAAATTGATAAGAATATGTGCCCTGGCAACCCTATTGTTAACAACAACCGTTGCCTCGGCCCAAAGTAGAAAGGACCAAAAGATTATGCAGGATGCCCAAAAGGCCAAAACGACCCTACTGGAGACCAGTCCGGGATTGGAACGCTTTTTTGAAGATTCCGCTGGCTACGCAATTTTCCCGAATGTAGGGAAGGGTGGTTTTATCATTGGCGGGGCATCCGGTAACGGCGTAGTCTACGAAAATGGCGAAGCAGTGGGCATGGCCGATTTGAAAAAGTTGAACATTGGACTGCAAGCGGGTGGTCAGGCCATTATCGAGGTCATCTTTTTTGAGACCGATGTGGATTTACAGCGCTTCAAAACCGAAAAATTCCAATTTGCGGCCGAGACTTCGGCGGTTGCCCTAAAATCCGGTATTGCGTTTAATGCCAAATATAAGGATGGCGTAGCCGTTTTTGCCCTGCCCAAGGCCGGCCTAATGGCCGACGCCTCGGTTGGTGGACAAAAGTTTGGGTACAAGGCTTTTTAATTTTTTTGAACGCATCGCTTAGAGACCGCACTATAAGGTGATACGATTTTGACTTTGTCAGGTTGAGCGCAGTCGAAACCTTTTGATTATTAACACACTTTAAGTTCTCGACTTCAGTCGAACTGACAGAAAATCAGCTTTTGGTCACCAATTTTATTGCAATTGGGGCATCAACGGATATTGTTCTTGAAGTTCCTGAATCATTTTGTTTCGTTTTTTCTTTCGTTTTATGGAAGATAAAAATAAGGGCAGGGATACCCCACTTCAAATGTTCCCAGAGCCATGAGTCCTCCACCCACAATAACTTGCCCAGTATTCTCACATATATGGGTATCATTACAATCGCTATCTTGGTTGAAGATTATACTGCCTGTAGTTAAAAACAACAAACCCAGTCCTGCAAAACCCGCACCCATGACCAGGTTGTTCTTTCTTTTGCGATTCTCGTTCAAAATATCCAATAGTTGCTGTTCATTAGCCTCACTTTGTGCCAACAGATAGGTATGGTTCAACCCCCACTCCTCCAATCGCTGTTGTTGTTTGGGGGAAAAGTCTTGTGCGCAGCTATGAGTTAGGCCGAAGAACAATACTGCAGCAGTAAAAACAATTTTGCTTTTCATAATTAAAGAATTAAAATGTAATTGGGGTATGCTGCGCAATATGGTCACTCCCGCACACCAGGAGTAAAATCCTCGGGGGCGTTCTGGGGCTGTTGTATGGTTCCCGCCTCTCCGGTATCGTTAAAGATAGTCCATTCCGAAAAAGTATACACAGGGTTTGCGGTGGTAATTTCGATGTTCCGTACCGCACGGCCATCCTCAAATTCGTGATTGGTTCCGGAACCATCCTCTCCAATGACCCCAAACGCATCAATGACGGTCCCAAAGGGGTCCACAAGCTCCAAATTATCGTCTCCATTGGAATCGGCAGGACTGTTGGTGGATACGCCCAAATCGGGAGGAAAGCCATACACCAGTTCAAATTCGGAGGCGTTGGGGGATATCACCAAGGTGCTTTCGCCGTTGATTATGAAACCTGTTAGGTCGATGGTGGAACTCACCTCCGTATTGTCGTTGGTATACCGTCGCAGCGTCCACAGGTTTAAATCCAGCGGTTCTTCGCTCGCATTGTACAGTTCCACAAAGCGTGCGCCGGAATTGTTGTCCGGGTCGGCCAATTCCGAAATAAAAATACGATTGGAAGTAAACTCGGTGATGATTTCCGGACAGCGGTCATTGGTAAAGGACACATCTTCCAAACTACGGATAATCAACTGAGGGGACTTTCCATCTTTGGTGATTATGGCCGTTAGGGTTCCATTGGTTTGCGGTAATGGCTCCGCCTGAAAATCGGAGTAGCCACTGTTCAACAAGGTGATTTGATTTTCCGCACAATCCATCAAGATGCGTTCGGTTTCTTCCTCGGGAATGGCGTAGGTTTCACCCAAAATATCTTCTGCAAACTCCAATGAATCCAACTGCACCAATATTTCCGAAGGAATACTGTCAATTTCCGCGATAGTCGTCTTGAGCGGTTGAATCGTACCCGGCCCTTCACAGGAGGTAAATACGTGCTCCAACACCTTTCCTCTGGGCAATCGACCTACCGAGAGGTTCCCAAAAGAGGAGAACACCCCTCCCAACTCAAGCGAAGTTCCCCTTCGGTCCAGATAGAGTTCTTTCAGTTTGATATAAACTTTGCTCCCAACTGGATATAACAAATGGGATTCACGCAAGTCCACCTCCAAGCGAATTCCTCCCGAAGGATTGGCAGGGCTGTCCTGTAGGTAAAGTACATTAAAAAAATTACCTGCTTGGTCGGAAGAAATCACATAGCCCTCCAGTACCAAATCTTCCTGAATCTGCACCACATCGTCTTGAACCAGCGAATCCAAAGCGGCAAAAGTGATGTTTGCGTTGATATCCGTAGTGCAGTTGGCTTCCAATGTTCCAAATTCACGGCCCTCCACGCAGCTCAATGCTAGGATGACCAATACAATTCCGATACTCTTTAACACTAAATTTTTCATGGGATAATGGATTAAAAGCTGATAGCCAAATTCAAAAAATAGGTGCGTCCGTAACTGTACCAATACTTTGGCGCGAAAGAAGGGGAACCGCTCTGATTGTCCTGCCGCAACTGCCCAAAGTTCCCGTTACGGCTCTGCTCATAGCCTCCTGTACGGAAAATCGTATCGAACAGATTGTTCACACTGGCAAAAAGGCTGATGTATTTTCCGCCCACCAGCCACGATTTGCCACCCACTAGATTGAGCAGGTAGATGTCCTCCAACTTTTTTTGCCGCAGTAGATGGCCCACATTTTCCTCGGTGGCATCGGGAAAAGCTTCGCCCGTTTCGGGGTCAATCAAAAAACTGGGGGTTCTGGTGATGGCGGAAAGGTTGATATAGTTATTGGTGAGGTAATTGGTCGTTGCGCTGACCCACCAATACTTTGGCGAACGATAGGATACGCCTAGAGCGATGGCGGTTTGTGGGCCTTGTGCCAGTCTGAGGTCCTTAAGGTCGGCAACACCCAAATCAATGGTACCTTCGGGCGCAATCAGGTCCTCTTCGGCTCCAGCCGTGTCAAAATTAATTTGAATGGATGGGTCACTGGCATAGGTATACTCGCCAAAATTTCCCGCGGCGGTCAACTTTACACTGGAGGACGCCTCATATTCAAACCCGAATTCAATGCCCTTGTGCAACCTATCCAATCCAGTAATGACCTCCTGCACAAAATCGGAACCCAATCCGGAATCCACGAAAAAGAAATTGATGTCGGTGGTGTGCTGAAACCGCGTATAAAAAGCACTTATACGACCTGTTAGATTGGGCAATCGGACAAAATAGCCCAAATCCACACTGCTTATAGCTTCCTGCTGCAAATCAGGCACTGTTTCATTGTTCTCCCTTGGGTTGATGAATATATTCTGAACAATGGGTGGCCGTTCCATCTGCGCCGCAGTCGCGGTAATCCAATGTCGTCCGTTCAGGAAATAGGTCAAACCAGCTTTGTACGATAGATTGGAAAAAGAAATTTGATTGCCAGGGCCAAAGGAATTTTCCAGATAACGCTCGTTGGTAAAGAAACCGTTGCGCTGTACCTGCTGATTGGAATATGCGGCCGAAACAAACCCATCCCATGTTTTGGAAGTCAGTTGAAGC is drawn from Flagellimonas sp. MMG031 and contains these coding sequences:
- the katG gene encoding catalase/peroxidase HPI translates to MSKELANGADASMCPHLNAMNQAAGEGTSIDYWWPEQLNLGILRQHSNLTNPLGEDFDYVEAFKSLDLDALKKDLTDLMTDSQDWWPADYGHYGPFFIRMTWHAAGTYRVQDGRGGAVGGQQRFAPLNSWPDNANLDKARRLLWPIKQKYGNKISWADLLVLTGNVALESMGFKTFGFAGGRRDDWEADKATNWGPEKVWVGDERHDDDGMLKGNLAADHMGLIYVNPAGPNGDPDPLKAAKYIRNSFGRMAMNDEETVALIAGGHTFGKAHGAGPHEHKGVEPEGAAMANQGFGWMSDFKSGKGPDTITDGEEGAWTSNPIKWDMGYFENLFGYEWEKTTSPAGDVQWQPVNGGGAGTVVDAYDPNLKHAPMMFTTDLALRVDPEYEKISRRFYENPDEFADAFARAWYKLTHRDMGPKAVLYGPEVPEEELLWQDPIPAADYETINDDDVANLKGKIVSAGLSVSELVSTAWASASTFRGSDKRGGANGGRIRLAPQIDWEVNNPKQLKKVLNTYEVIQQGFNDEQSGNKKVSMADLVVLGGVVGIEKAAKDAGYDVSVPFTPGRTDASADQTDVESFEWLRPQADGFRNYFAPNFETTPETMLVDKAELLTLTAPEMTVLLGGLRTININFDGSDHGVFTDKPGTLSNDFFVNLLDMATQWEATSEAEEVFEGKDRKTGEVKWTGTRVDLIFGSNSELRALAELYAGSDYKERFVKDFVAAWTKVMNLDRFDVA
- a CDS encoding lipid-binding SYLF domain-containing protein, with the translated sequence MKLIRICALATLLLTTTVASAQSRKDQKIMQDAQKAKTTLLETSPGLERFFEDSAGYAIFPNVGKGGFIIGGASGNGVVYENGEAVGMADLKKLNIGLQAGGQAIIEVIFFETDVDLQRFKTEKFQFAAETSAVALKSGIAFNAKYKDGVAVFALPKAGLMADASVGGQKFGYKAF
- a CDS encoding DUF5689 domain-containing protein, which gives rise to MKNLVLKSIGIVLVILALSCVEGREFGTLEANCTTDINANITFAALDSLVQDDVVQIQEDLVLEGYVISSDQAGNFFNVLYLQDSPANPSGGIRLEVDLRESHLLYPVGSKVYIKLKELYLDRRGTSLELGGVFSSFGNLSVGRLPRGKVLEHVFTSCEGPGTIQPLKTTIAEIDSIPSEILVQLDSLEFAEDILGETYAIPEEETERILMDCAENQITLLNSGYSDFQAEPLPQTNGTLTAIITKDGKSPQLIIRSLEDVSFTNDRCPEIITEFTSNRIFISELADPDNNSGARFVELYNASEEPLDLNLWTLRRYTNDNTEVSSTIDLTGFIINGESTLVISPNASEFELVYGFPPDLGVSTNSPADSNGDDNLELVDPFGTVIDAFGVIGEDGSGTNHEFEDGRAVRNIEITTANPVYTFSEWTIFNDTGEAGTIQQPQNAPEDFTPGVRE